In one window of Streptomyces sp. NBC_00193 DNA:
- a CDS encoding glutamate decarboxylase, with protein sequence MALHETKDLRARDAETDVFASALSGEILPKYRMPEDHSPSEVVYQLLHNELLLDGNAAQNLATFCTTWSDDGVHRLMNECLDKNMIDKDEYPQTAEIESRCVNILADLWNAPAGTTGTGCSTTGSSEAAMLGGLALKWRWRERRRAAGLPTDRPNLVCGPVQVCWEKFARYFDVELRQLPLLPGANGLRPEQLAANVDENTIGVVAILGVTYTCVYEPVAEIAAELDRIQAERGWDVPIHVDAASGGFVAPFLHPDVVWDFRLPRVASVNTSGHKYGLAPLGVGWIVWRTADLLPADLVFSVDYLGGDMPTFALNFSRPGGEIIAQYYLFLRLGRGGYRRVQQACADTAQYLAREIETIGPFTLLYDGQGALPAVSYRLTDPEGAGFTLYDLSDRLRMRGWQVPSYPLPAERDDTVIQRVLIRHGVTRDQIALLVSDLRAAVEHLVAHPQPVPAAPPRSGFHH encoded by the coding sequence ATGGCTCTCCATGAGACGAAGGACCTGCGTGCCCGCGACGCCGAGACGGACGTGTTCGCGTCCGCCCTCAGCGGCGAGATCCTCCCCAAGTACCGGATGCCCGAAGACCACTCGCCGTCCGAGGTGGTCTACCAGCTCCTCCACAACGAGCTGCTCCTCGACGGCAACGCCGCCCAGAACCTGGCCACCTTCTGCACCACCTGGTCGGACGACGGGGTCCACCGGCTGATGAACGAGTGCCTCGACAAGAACATGATCGACAAGGACGAGTACCCGCAGACGGCCGAGATCGAGAGCCGCTGCGTCAACATCCTGGCCGACCTGTGGAACGCCCCCGCCGGCACCACAGGCACCGGCTGCTCCACCACCGGCTCCAGCGAGGCCGCCATGCTCGGCGGCCTCGCCCTCAAATGGCGCTGGCGCGAACGCCGCCGCGCCGCCGGACTGCCCACCGACAGGCCGAACCTGGTGTGCGGGCCGGTCCAGGTCTGCTGGGAGAAGTTCGCCCGCTACTTCGACGTCGAGCTCCGCCAGCTCCCCCTGCTGCCCGGAGCCAACGGCCTGCGCCCCGAGCAGCTCGCCGCCAACGTCGACGAGAACACCATCGGCGTCGTCGCCATCCTCGGCGTCACCTACACCTGCGTCTACGAGCCCGTCGCCGAGATCGCCGCCGAACTCGACCGGATCCAGGCAGAGCGCGGCTGGGACGTGCCGATCCACGTGGACGCCGCCAGCGGCGGCTTCGTGGCCCCCTTCCTCCACCCCGACGTGGTCTGGGACTTCCGGCTGCCGCGCGTGGCCTCCGTCAACACCTCCGGGCACAAGTACGGCCTGGCCCCGCTGGGCGTCGGCTGGATCGTCTGGCGCACCGCCGACCTGCTCCCGGCCGACCTCGTCTTCTCCGTGGACTACCTCGGCGGGGACATGCCCACCTTCGCCCTCAACTTCTCCCGGCCGGGCGGCGAGATCATCGCCCAGTACTACCTGTTCCTGCGCCTGGGCCGGGGCGGCTACCGCCGGGTCCAGCAGGCCTGCGCCGACACCGCCCAGTACCTGGCCCGCGAGATCGAGACCATCGGCCCCTTCACCCTCCTCTACGACGGCCAGGGCGCGCTGCCCGCCGTCTCGTACCGGCTCACCGACCCGGAGGGCGCGGGCTTCACCCTCTACGACCTCTCCGACCGGCTCCGGATGCGCGGCTGGCAGGTGCCCTCGTACCCGCTGCCGGCCGAGCGGGACGACACGGTCATCCAACGGGTCCTGATCCGGCACGGGGTGACCCGGGACCAGATCGCCCTGCTGGTCTCCGACCTGCGCGCCGCCGTCGAACACCTCGTCGCGCACCCGCAGCCCGTGCCCGCGGCGCCGCCCCGGTCCGGCTTCCACCACTGA
- a CDS encoding tetratricopeptide repeat protein: protein MALAAVWTSGPWAAGIGAAVTTLSGLAAELMRPSGEGADPRTAGEVLRTAAGRIPLLRRVDRPELAGAHPAEAPAAPPAYIRRDAEPGLRAALEQSRFVLVVGESTAGKTRLAYEVARSRYPRHAFVRPLSRAALPEAVRIAGRRRRAVLWLDDLEDYLGAGGLSTAQLASLRTAVVIATMRVQEYRRYDAREESRLTGSDRDAWRAQRDLLHQAVVVRLPRHWSRAERGRAAAHRGDPRIGAALRAGERFGVAEVLAAGPELLAAWENAWAPGANPRGAAVVAAAVDCRRAGLRRPVSRAWLRELHAPYLEARGGGDLQPEPFAEAMDWACAAAYATSGLLIGNFGAGFTAFDYLLNAPGNGPVPDHLWRGLLPLVEPADAYDMGLVAHQEGRLARAVEALGLASRGGVPGAELPLAIAIGDSGKPRRAAADLAGIAHRRAGRLGPRHPDTLAARHQLAFFVGESGNHLAAAAQFAELLVDVTDVLGPDHPDTLAARHQLAYFTGEGGDHRSAARLLDLLLADRLRVQGAGHPQVLATRRSLIWFRTGEPEAAEAELGRLLAEAEAAEGIGPDDPHTLAVRSSMAALAARAGRTAEAAEAWAELTADRTRVLGEDHPHAFYSRLEWARALLARDRAPEAAAVLTGALARAESVLEPGHRHLRTARQLLARATDRAPTAD from the coding sequence GTGGCGCTGGCGGCGGTGTGGACCTCGGGGCCCTGGGCCGCCGGGATCGGCGCGGCCGTCACCACGCTGTCCGGACTCGCCGCCGAGCTCATGCGGCCGTCCGGGGAGGGCGCCGACCCCCGGACCGCCGGGGAGGTGCTCCGTACGGCGGCGGGCCGGATCCCGCTGCTGCGCCGCGTGGACCGCCCCGAACTGGCCGGGGCCCACCCGGCCGAGGCGCCCGCGGCCCCGCCCGCGTACATCCGGCGCGACGCCGAACCGGGGCTGCGCGCAGCCCTGGAGCAGAGCCGCTTCGTCCTCGTGGTGGGAGAGTCCACGGCGGGCAAGACCCGGCTCGCCTACGAGGTGGCCCGCAGCCGCTACCCGCGGCACGCCTTCGTCCGCCCGCTCTCCCGCGCCGCACTGCCCGAAGCGGTGCGGATCGCCGGGCGGCGGCGCCGCGCCGTGCTGTGGCTGGACGACCTGGAGGACTACCTCGGGGCGGGCGGCCTCAGCACCGCCCAACTGGCCTCCCTGCGAACGGCGGTGGTCATCGCGACCATGCGGGTCCAGGAGTACCGGCGCTACGACGCCCGTGAGGAGAGCCGGCTCACCGGCTCCGACCGGGACGCCTGGCGGGCCCAGCGCGACCTGCTCCACCAGGCGGTGGTCGTCAGGCTGCCCCGGCACTGGTCCCGGGCGGAGCGCGGCCGGGCCGCCGCCCACCGGGGCGATCCGCGGATCGGGGCCGCGCTGCGGGCGGGCGAGCGGTTCGGGGTCGCCGAGGTGCTGGCGGCCGGTCCGGAACTCCTGGCGGCCTGGGAGAACGCCTGGGCCCCGGGCGCCAATCCGCGCGGCGCCGCCGTGGTCGCGGCGGCGGTGGACTGCCGCCGGGCCGGACTGCGCCGCCCCGTGAGCCGCGCGTGGCTGCGCGAGCTGCACGCCCCCTACCTGGAGGCCCGGGGCGGAGGGGACCTCCAGCCCGAGCCGTTCGCGGAGGCGATGGACTGGGCCTGCGCCGCCGCCTACGCCACGAGCGGGCTGCTCATCGGCAACTTCGGGGCCGGATTCACCGCGTTCGACTACCTGTTGAACGCGCCGGGCAACGGCCCCGTGCCCGACCACCTGTGGCGCGGGCTGCTGCCCCTGGTGGAGCCCGCCGACGCCTACGACATGGGGCTCGTCGCCCATCAGGAGGGCCGCCTCGCGCGGGCCGTCGAGGCCCTCGGCCTCGCCTCGCGCGGCGGGGTCCCCGGCGCCGAACTGCCGCTGGCCATCGCCATAGGAGACTCCGGGAAGCCGCGCCGGGCCGCCGCCGATCTCGCCGGGATCGCCCACCGGCGCGCCGGCCGGCTCGGGCCCCGGCACCCCGACACCCTGGCAGCGCGGCATCAACTGGCCTTCTTCGTAGGAGAGTCCGGGAACCATCTGGCCGCCGCGGCCCAGTTCGCGGAGCTGCTCGTGGATGTCACCGACGTGCTGGGGCCCGACCATCCGGACACCCTGGCGGCCCGTCACCAGCTGGCTTACTTCACCGGAGAAGGCGGTGATCACCGGTCGGCCGCCCGGCTGTTGGACCTGCTGCTGGCCGACCGCTTACGGGTCCAGGGCGCCGGGCATCCCCAGGTGCTGGCGACCCGGCGCAGCCTGATCTGGTTCCGGACCGGGGAACCGGAGGCCGCCGAAGCCGAGTTGGGGCGCCTGCTGGCCGAAGCCGAAGCCGCCGAGGGGATCGGGCCCGACGACCCGCACACGCTCGCGGTCCGGAGCAGCATGGCGGCGCTGGCGGCCCGCGCGGGGCGCACCGCCGAGGCGGCCGAGGCCTGGGCGGAGCTCACCGCCGACCGGACCCGGGTGCTCGGCGAGGACCATCCGCACGCGTTCTACTCCCGCCTGGAATGGGCCCGCGCCCTGCTCGCCCGGGACCGGGCCCCCGAGGCGGCCGCGGTACTGACCGGCGCCCTGGCGCGGGCCGAGTCCGTCCTGGAACCGGGCCACCGGCACCTGCGGACGGCCCGACAGCTGCTCGCCCGGGCCACCGACCGGGCCCCGACGGCGGACTAG
- a CDS encoding DEAD/DEAH box helicase yields MSRQKLRPHQREAVDAAVRALELPAGRRVPRTGLRTQVIMATGSGKSLVAVHTAEELRAGRVLVLVPSLDLLVQTAAAWREGGRTGRAFAVCSLRGEDAGVPTTTDPAELARWAGPPVDRVTVYATYASLGLGTIERAHREGLPGWDLIVVDEAHRTSGRIGKPWAVVHDNVRIPSVRRLYMTATPRVWQSAEDSAPAEGEESAEGSDRPEGVRGRGDLVASMEDDPDGPFGARCYTLTLSEAVDRGICAPYRVVCVDVSDPEFQAAVLLGPDGRSDSVRGVRLAALQTALMTAAVKQGFRRTLVFHHLTKEAEAFAAGLPAVAARLRATSWAPRPVYPRTVWADWLCGQHTAAHRRRVLGAFADDRVADKAFLGSVRVLGEGVDTKECDSVFWADVRGSMPDLVQAVGRALRIRPGEGKVASLVVPVLLGPGESPETMLTSRAYGDLARLLEALRAHDTRVVESLAQPQAPSRRAGTGGAESVGGSGLRGGAESLLSFSTPRDPALLAAFVRLRVLHPEHEHWRRGVEAARIYAGRAGDLKVPFAFKVPADTEAKADADAAAAAAATDEQGAGAPWPPGLARFPLGQWIADARRTYRRGALGHRRVAQLDELGMVWSHFDVAFEEGLAAASGWAAEHGHLLPPVDATWRGAPVGVWVKNQRAAARREGPGALSEERREALEAIDASWCPSWEISWQRAFHLTRVHLDAGGPLPTRPGEAVVQGEDLGVWLRGQRASWERLAWAQRWLLEHALGVTPAEGADRPRPRVAHADAWAAHLEAARRFHDRERHLRVPRAHVERVGDRDLRLGSWIANQRSRAASLTPERTAALTELGMRWSAS; encoded by the coding sequence ATCAGCAGGCAGAAACTCCGTCCGCACCAGCGCGAGGCCGTCGACGCCGCCGTGCGGGCGCTGGAACTGCCCGCCGGGCGCAGGGTCCCACGGACCGGGCTCCGTACGCAGGTCATCATGGCAACGGGCTCCGGCAAGTCGCTGGTCGCCGTGCACACGGCCGAGGAACTGCGGGCCGGACGCGTCCTGGTGCTGGTGCCCTCCCTGGACCTGCTCGTGCAGACCGCGGCGGCCTGGCGCGAGGGCGGCCGGACCGGCCGCGCCTTCGCCGTGTGTTCGCTGCGCGGCGAGGACGCGGGAGTGCCCACCACCACCGACCCGGCCGAACTGGCCCGCTGGGCGGGCCCGCCCGTCGACCGGGTCACGGTGTACGCCACGTACGCCTCGCTCGGCCTCGGCACCATCGAACGCGCGCACCGCGAGGGGCTGCCCGGCTGGGACCTGATCGTGGTCGACGAGGCGCACCGGACCTCGGGGCGCATCGGCAAGCCCTGGGCGGTGGTGCACGACAACGTGCGGATCCCCTCGGTCCGCCGGCTGTACATGACGGCCACGCCCCGGGTCTGGCAGTCCGCCGAGGATTCCGCGCCCGCCGAGGGCGAAGAGTCCGCCGAGGGCTCCGACCGGCCGGAGGGGGTGCGCGGCCGGGGCGACCTCGTGGCCTCCATGGAGGACGATCCCGACGGGCCGTTCGGCGCGCGCTGCTACACCCTCACCCTCTCGGAGGCCGTCGACCGGGGCATCTGCGCGCCCTACCGCGTGGTCTGCGTGGACGTCAGCGATCCGGAGTTCCAGGCGGCCGTCCTGCTCGGGCCGGACGGGCGCTCCGACTCCGTGCGCGGGGTGCGGCTCGCGGCGCTCCAGACGGCGCTGATGACGGCGGCCGTGAAGCAGGGGTTCCGGCGCACGCTCGTCTTCCACCACCTGACCAAGGAGGCCGAGGCCTTCGCGGCCGGTCTGCCCGCGGTCGCCGCCCGCCTGCGCGCCACGAGTTGGGCCCCGCGGCCGGTGTACCCCCGTACCGTCTGGGCGGACTGGCTGTGCGGGCAGCACACGGCGGCGCACCGGCGCCGGGTGCTGGGCGCCTTCGCGGACGACCGGGTCGCGGACAAGGCCTTCCTGGGCAGTGTCCGGGTGCTGGGCGAGGGTGTGGACACCAAGGAGTGCGACTCGGTCTTCTGGGCCGATGTACGGGGTTCCATGCCCGACCTGGTGCAGGCCGTCGGCCGGGCGCTGCGCATCCGGCCCGGGGAGGGCAAGGTCGCCTCCCTCGTGGTGCCGGTGCTGCTGGGGCCCGGCGAGTCCCCCGAGACGATGCTGACCTCACGGGCGTACGGGGACCTCGCGCGGCTGCTGGAGGCGCTACGGGCGCACGACACCCGGGTCGTCGAGTCCCTGGCGCAGCCCCAGGCCCCGAGCCGGCGCGCGGGCACGGGCGGCGCGGAGTCCGTGGGCGGCTCCGGGCTGCGCGGCGGCGCGGAGTCCCTGCTGAGCTTCTCCACCCCCCGCGACCCGGCGCTGCTGGCCGCCTTCGTCCGGCTGCGCGTCCTGCACCCGGAGCACGAGCACTGGCGGCGCGGGGTGGAGGCCGCCCGGATCTACGCCGGGCGCGCCGGGGACCTCAAGGTGCCGTTCGCGTTCAAGGTGCCCGCGGACACGGAGGCGAAGGCGGATGCGGATGCGGCTGCGGCTGCGGCTGCCACCGACGAACAGGGAGCCGGGGCTCCGTGGCCGCCGGGGCTGGCCCGTTTCCCGCTCGGCCAGTGGATCGCGGACGCCCGGCGCACCTACCGGCGCGGGGCGCTCGGCCACCGCCGGGTGGCGCAGCTCGACGAACTGGGCATGGTGTGGAGCCACTTCGACGTGGCGTTCGAGGAGGGGCTCGCGGCGGCGAGCGGCTGGGCCGCCGAGCACGGTCACCTGCTGCCGCCCGTGGACGCCACCTGGCGCGGCGCCCCGGTCGGGGTCTGGGTCAAGAACCAGCGGGCGGCGGCCCGCCGGGAGGGCCCCGGAGCCCTGTCCGAGGAGCGCCGGGAGGCCCTGGAGGCCATCGACGCCTCCTGGTGTCCGTCCTGGGAGATCTCCTGGCAGCGGGCCTTCCACCTGACCCGGGTCCACCTGGACGCGGGCGGCCCGCTGCCGACGCGCCCCGGGGAGGCCGTGGTCCAGGGCGAGGACCTCGGTGTGTGGCTGCGGGGGCAGCGCGCGTCCTGGGAGCGCCTCGCCTGGGCGCAGCGCTGGCTGCTGGAGCACGCCCTCGGGGTGACCCCGGCCGAGGGTGCGGACCGGCCGAGGCCCCGGGTCGCCCACGCGGACGCGTGGGCGGCGCACCTGGAGGCGGCCCGGCGGTTCCACGACCGCGAGCGGCACCTGCGGGTGCCCCGTGCCCACGTGGAGCGGGTCGGCGACCGGGACCTGCGCCTCGGCTCCTGGATCGCCAACCAGCGCTCCCGCGCCGCGTCCCTCACCCCGGAACGGACGGCCGCGCTGACGGAGCTGGGGATGCGCTGGTCGGCGTCCTGA
- a CDS encoding sigma-70 family RNA polymerase sigma factor, producing the protein MSTQHTAALVAAARAGDPRAQDDLVSAYLPLVYNIVGRALNGSVDVDDVVQDTMLRALDGLGGLRDDHSFRSWLVAIAMNRVRAHWQARRSAPGESGLEAAWELADPGADFVDLTVVRLQLEGQRRETARATRWLEPDDRALLSLWWLECAGELTRAEMAQALELSPQHTAVRVQRMKAQLEAARVVERALGAQPPCEDLRAMAASWDGVPSTLWRKRIARHARECLRCAGLWNGLVPAEGLLAGLALLPVSAALLAGVRAALDSGYTSVGLAGAASAYGPDAGHAGHADGGSGGSGGSNLEAQFASAGGPGDGRASLRKQRRTRGRRRVIGGAVLAACVVGGGVTYLATRPGTGSPEVPPAALVAPESGTALPPEAASPTPSPSESASPSASPSPSPSPTPTPSPTPTPTPKPTPKSTPPKSPAPAPPGGSMAAQVISLVNSERAKAGCGPLKDDAQLRTAAQGHSDDMARRDFFSHTNPDGADPGKRTTAAGYRWSTYGENIAKGQRTAAQVMDSWMKSQGHRENILNCSFKDIGVGIHQGAGGPWWTQNFGARM; encoded by the coding sequence ATGAGCACTCAGCACACGGCAGCACTGGTGGCCGCGGCCCGCGCGGGCGATCCCCGCGCCCAGGACGACCTGGTCAGCGCCTATCTGCCGCTGGTCTACAACATCGTCGGGCGGGCCCTGAACGGATCCGTCGACGTGGACGACGTGGTCCAGGACACGATGCTGCGGGCACTCGACGGGCTGGGCGGCCTGCGCGACGACCACAGCTTCCGGTCCTGGCTGGTCGCCATCGCCATGAACCGGGTGCGCGCCCACTGGCAGGCCCGCCGGAGCGCCCCCGGCGAAAGCGGACTGGAGGCCGCCTGGGAGCTCGCGGACCCGGGCGCCGACTTCGTGGACCTGACCGTCGTACGGCTCCAGCTGGAGGGCCAGCGGCGCGAGACGGCCCGTGCCACGCGCTGGCTCGAGCCCGACGACCGGGCGCTGCTGTCCCTGTGGTGGCTGGAGTGCGCCGGGGAGCTGACGCGCGCGGAGATGGCGCAGGCGCTGGAACTGTCCCCGCAGCACACCGCGGTACGGGTGCAGCGGATGAAGGCGCAGCTGGAGGCGGCCCGGGTGGTGGAGCGGGCGCTGGGTGCCCAGCCGCCCTGCGAGGACCTGCGGGCCATGGCGGCGAGCTGGGACGGGGTGCCCTCGACGCTGTGGCGCAAGCGAATAGCCCGGCACGCCCGTGAGTGCCTGCGGTGCGCCGGGCTGTGGAACGGCCTGGTCCCGGCCGAAGGACTGCTGGCCGGGCTGGCGCTGCTGCCGGTCTCGGCGGCGCTGCTCGCGGGCGTACGGGCGGCCCTGGACTCCGGCTACACCTCCGTCGGCCTGGCCGGCGCCGCTTCGGCGTACGGTCCGGACGCCGGTCACGCCGGTCACGCCGACGGCGGCAGTGGCGGCAGTGGCGGCAGCAACCTCGAAGCGCAGTTCGCCTCGGCGGGCGGCCCCGGCGACGGGCGCGCCTCGCTGCGCAAGCAGCGGCGCACCCGCGGCCGGCGCCGGGTGATCGGCGGCGCGGTGCTCGCCGCCTGTGTCGTGGGAGGCGGGGTGACCTACCTCGCCACCCGCCCCGGCACCGGATCCCCCGAGGTGCCTCCGGCCGCGCTCGTGGCGCCGGAATCGGGGACCGCGCTGCCGCCGGAGGCCGCCTCCCCCACCCCGAGCCCCTCGGAGTCCGCCTCCCCGAGCGCCTCGCCGAGCCCCAGCCCGAGCCCGACTCCGACTCCGAGTCCGACCCCCACGCCCACCCCGAAGCCGACCCCGAAGTCCACCCCGCCGAAGAGCCCGGCTCCCGCCCCGCCGGGCGGCAGCATGGCCGCCCAGGTGATATCCCTGGTCAACTCCGAGCGGGCGAAGGCCGGCTGCGGGCCGCTGAAGGACGACGCGCAGCTGCGTACGGCCGCCCAGGGGCACTCCGACGACATGGCGCGGCGGGACTTCTTCTCGCACACCAACCCGGACGGCGCGGACCCGGGCAAGCGGACCACCGCCGCCGGGTACCGCTGGTCCACCTACGGGGAGAACATCGCGAAGGGGCAGCGGACCGCGGCCCAGGTCATGGATTCCTGGATGAAGAGCCAGGGACACCGCGAGAACATCCTCAACTGCTCCTTCAAGGACATCGGCGTGGGCATCCACCAGGGCGCGGGCGGCCCGTGGTGGACGCAGAACTTCGGCGCCCGGATGTAA
- a CDS encoding S66 peptidase family protein produces MTDPRYPAKPRPGDRVAVLSPSAGLPELFPQPYELGLRRLREEFGLEPVEYPTTRKMSATPRERAADLHAAFADPEIKAVIASIGGDDQITLLPHLDADLLRANPKPFFGYSDNTNLLLHLRNLGLVAYHGGSVMVELGRPGAMNPLTAESLRAALFTSGEYELTAAGASGDVNGPWDDPRTFDAEPDLEPAGGWTWHNADRVVEGDGWGGNLEILSWLLMADRAVRPVEEYAGGVLFLETSEDMPSARDVYWILRNMGERGLLRQFPAFLMGRAKSWSFENRFDAEERERYRREQREAVLRALGEYAPDTMAVFDVDLGHTDPQIVIPVGGRIRVDGPARRIFVTY; encoded by the coding sequence ATGACGGATCCTCGCTACCCCGCCAAGCCCCGCCCCGGAGACCGCGTCGCGGTGCTCTCCCCTTCGGCCGGTCTGCCCGAGCTCTTCCCGCAGCCCTACGAGCTGGGGCTGCGCAGGCTCCGGGAGGAGTTCGGCCTGGAGCCGGTGGAATACCCGACCACCCGGAAGATGAGCGCGACGCCCCGGGAGCGGGCCGCCGACCTCCACGCCGCCTTCGCCGACCCCGAGATCAAGGCCGTCATCGCCAGCATCGGCGGCGACGACCAGATCACGCTGCTCCCGCACCTCGACGCCGATCTCCTGCGCGCCAACCCCAAGCCGTTCTTCGGGTACAGCGACAACACCAACCTGCTCCTGCACCTCAGGAACCTCGGGCTGGTCGCCTACCACGGGGGCTCGGTGATGGTCGAGCTCGGACGGCCCGGCGCCATGAACCCGCTCACGGCCGAGTCCCTGCGCGCGGCCCTGTTCACCTCGGGTGAGTACGAGCTGACCGCCGCCGGAGCCAGCGGGGACGTCAACGGCCCCTGGGACGACCCGCGCACCTTCGACGCCGAACCGGATCTGGAGCCCGCCGGAGGCTGGACCTGGCACAACGCCGACCGGGTGGTCGAGGGCGACGGCTGGGGCGGAAACCTGGAGATCCTCTCCTGGCTGCTGATGGCCGACCGCGCGGTGCGGCCCGTCGAGGAGTACGCCGGCGGGGTGCTCTTCCTGGAGACCTCGGAGGACATGCCGAGCGCCCGTGACGTCTACTGGATCCTGCGCAACATGGGGGAGCGTGGACTGCTGCGGCAGTTCCCCGCCTTTCTGATGGGCCGGGCGAAGAGCTGGTCCTTCGAGAACCGCTTCGACGCCGAGGAGCGGGAGCGCTACCGCCGTGAGCAGCGCGAGGCGGTCCTGCGGGCCCTCGGCGAGTACGCACCCGACACCATGGCCGTCTTCGACGTGGACCTCGGGCACACCGACCCGCAGATCGTGATCCCCGTCGGGGGCCGGATCCGGGTGGACGGCCCGGCCCGCCGGATCTTCGTCACGTACTGA
- a CDS encoding DUF4180 domain-containing protein, whose amino-acid sequence MADLLVEHHGVPVLVCAADGPPVVTEQDALDQLIGGAFYRTDIVAVPVERLDAGFFDLRSGLAGAIMQKFVNYRVRLVVVGDLSHHLEASSALRDLVRESNEGRHIWFLPDLDALASRLAPAGKTGPGAPDSASAEPIDG is encoded by the coding sequence GTGGCTGACCTCCTCGTGGAACACCACGGCGTACCGGTCCTGGTCTGCGCGGCCGACGGCCCGCCCGTCGTCACCGAGCAGGACGCGCTCGACCAGCTGATCGGCGGAGCCTTCTACCGGACCGACATCGTCGCCGTCCCCGTGGAACGCCTGGACGCCGGCTTCTTCGACCTGCGCAGCGGGCTCGCCGGGGCGATCATGCAGAAGTTCGTGAACTACCGGGTCCGCCTGGTGGTCGTGGGCGACCTCTCGCACCACCTGGAGGCGAGCTCGGCCCTGCGCGATCTCGTACGGGAATCGAACGAGGGCCGCCACATCTGGTTCCTGCCCGATCTCGACGCCCTGGCCTCCCGCCTCGCCCCGGCCGGGAAAACAGGGCCGGGCGCTCCGGATTCCGCATCCGCGGAACCGATCGACGGATAA
- a CDS encoding alpha/beta fold hydrolase, which yields MTTTELIPVADGGRIRAERAGDGPPLVLLHGAVHDSRMWEHPERVRSLTLIASSVGGYEWPRSAEAEAYAAARRGSVGSRIAELELALWASLGDRAPGFEVIEPMVRENAESGAAAEKGHALDPAEAAVGRLDRIGVPTVVVVGDHDRPEIGVIADRLADGIPGARLEVVAGADHYLPLRAPERLLELLLPYPSL from the coding sequence ATGACAACCACCGAGTTGATACCCGTCGCCGACGGGGGCCGCATCCGGGCCGAGCGGGCCGGGGACGGCCCCCCGCTCGTCCTGCTCCACGGGGCGGTCCACGACAGCCGCATGTGGGAACACCCCGAGCGGGTCCGGTCGCTGACGCTGATCGCATCGTCCGTCGGCGGGTACGAGTGGCCCCGGAGCGCCGAGGCGGAGGCGTACGCCGCGGCGCGCCGCGGATCGGTCGGCAGCCGCATCGCCGAGCTGGAGCTCGCGCTCTGGGCGAGCCTGGGCGACCGGGCCCCGGGTTTCGAGGTCATCGAGCCCATGGTGCGCGAGAACGCCGAATCCGGAGCCGCCGCGGAGAAGGGGCACGCCCTCGACCCGGCCGAGGCTGCGGTCGGCCGGCTGGACCGGATCGGGGTGCCGACGGTGGTCGTCGTCGGCGATCACGACCGCCCCGAGATCGGCGTCATCGCCGACCGTCTCGCCGACGGCATCCCCGGCGCGCGGCTGGAGGTGGTCGCGGGCGCCGATCACTACCTACCGCTGCGGGCTCCCGAGCGACTCCTCGAACTCCTGCTTCCCTATCCTTCCCTATAA
- a CDS encoding helix-turn-helix domain-containing protein codes for MSDEGRELYSVGEVAELLGLHVRTVRNYVRDGRLKAVRIGKQYRISRADFEALTSLPAPAAEDPSPAGEAPRRHLEVSSIVQIDAIGPDAANRLATLVTASAQSPRDTPATLRVQTVYDKERARMKIVILGDAATTADLLHLVDGVLGPGNGMGNDPDHGTGRGTGHDAGAAHRG; via the coding sequence ATGAGTGACGAAGGACGCGAGCTGTACTCGGTCGGCGAGGTGGCGGAGCTGCTCGGGCTGCACGTGCGCACCGTCCGGAACTACGTGCGCGACGGCCGGCTCAAAGCGGTCCGGATCGGCAAGCAGTACCGGATCAGCCGGGCGGACTTCGAGGCCCTGACGAGCCTTCCCGCCCCGGCCGCCGAGGATCCTTCCCCCGCCGGGGAGGCGCCGCGGCGGCATCTGGAGGTGTCGAGCATCGTGCAGATCGACGCGATCGGTCCCGACGCGGCGAACCGGCTCGCGACCCTCGTCACGGCGAGCGCGCAGTCCCCGAGGGACACCCCGGCCACGCTGCGCGTCCAGACGGTCTACGACAAGGAGCGGGCCCGCATGAAGATCGTGATCCTCGGCGACGCGGCCACGACCGCCGATCTGCTGCACCTGGTCGACGGGGTGCTCGGGCCGGGCAACGGCATGGGAAACGACCCGGACCACGGCACCGGCCGCGGCACCGGCCACGACGCGGGGGCGGCACACCGTGGCTGA